One window of Solwaraspora sp. WMMA2056 genomic DNA carries:
- a CDS encoding DUF881 domain-containing protein, which yields MTQRRQTGTGWPQEDAPVSGAAATAAPPVVPGEGSVAAGGAVPSDGGGDGGNGGSVRARWSRMAASPAGLIIVGLLVLLGFTLVVQVRSNSTDPTLTAARQEDLVRILSDLEAREERLRQEIAELEESQRQLTSGAQGRAAALAEASRRADELGVLGGGLPAQGPGLRVRFVAGREPIRASELLDAVQELRGAGAEAMQIGGGDGRSVRVVASTYFLDGDGGVEVDGVRLTGPYEVVAIGDPSTMRTALNIPGGVVASVSGDGGTVIVEERDVVDVSATSAPIQLRYARPVS from the coding sequence ATGACGCAACGTAGGCAGACAGGGACCGGTTGGCCGCAGGAGGATGCTCCGGTGTCCGGGGCCGCCGCCACTGCCGCGCCGCCGGTTGTGCCGGGTGAGGGTTCGGTCGCAGCGGGTGGGGCGGTGCCTTCCGATGGCGGTGGTGATGGCGGTAACGGTGGGTCGGTGCGGGCGCGGTGGTCGCGGATGGCGGCCTCACCGGCGGGGTTGATCATTGTGGGGCTGTTGGTGCTGCTCGGGTTCACCCTGGTGGTGCAGGTGCGGAGTAATTCCACGGATCCGACGTTGACGGCCGCCCGTCAGGAGGACCTGGTGCGGATCCTGTCGGATCTGGAGGCGCGTGAGGAGCGCCTGCGGCAGGAAATCGCGGAGCTGGAGGAGAGCCAGCGGCAGTTGACCTCGGGTGCGCAGGGTCGGGCGGCGGCATTGGCGGAGGCGTCGCGGCGGGCGGACGAGTTGGGTGTGCTCGGCGGTGGTCTGCCGGCGCAGGGGCCGGGTCTGCGGGTGCGGTTCGTGGCGGGTCGGGAGCCGATCCGGGCGTCGGAGTTGTTGGACGCGGTGCAGGAGTTGCGTGGGGCGGGTGCGGAGGCGATGCAGATCGGTGGGGGTGACGGCCGGTCGGTGCGGGTGGTGGCGAGTACGTACTTCCTGGATGGCGATGGTGGAGTGGAGGTCGACGGGGTGCGGTTGACCGGCCCGTACGAGGTGGTGGCGATCGGGGATCCGTCGACGATGCGCACGGCGTTGAACATTCCGGGTGGGGTGGTGGCGTCGGTGTCGGGTGACGGCGGTACGGTGATCGTCGAGG
- a CDS encoding cytochrome P450 — MTDARSEPPRAYPFAPPDRLRLDPSYQQIRQRLPLLRVQLPFGEPAWLATRYADVRFVLGDPRFSRAASVTRDEPRIIPRRIEGGVLSMDPPEHTRLRRLVAKAFTARRVEQLRPQAVRFADELLTDMVDKGPPADLVAEFATALPIRVICELLGVPYADRDRFHVWSEAIVSTTSLTPQQVQDYLDNLYGYIAGLVAQRRRQPTDDLLGAMVAARDADADRLTETELVQLAAGLLAAGHETTVTQIPNFVYLLLTNPEQFAALRADPDRVPAAVEELMRYVPLGVAAAFARYATADVDVGGTLVRAGEPVICSLSAANRDPAVFPDPDALDLAREPNPHIGFGHGVHHCLGAQLARMELQVAVEAVLRHLPGLRLAVPEEQLVWKSGLIVRGLRSMPVSWG, encoded by the coding sequence GTGACCGACGCCCGATCCGAACCGCCCCGCGCCTACCCCTTCGCGCCACCCGACCGGCTCCGGCTCGACCCCAGCTACCAGCAGATACGTCAACGGCTCCCGCTCCTGCGGGTGCAGCTGCCCTTCGGGGAACCCGCCTGGCTGGCCACCCGCTACGCCGACGTCCGCTTCGTCCTGGGCGACCCCCGGTTCTCCCGCGCCGCCAGCGTCACCCGCGACGAGCCACGGATCATCCCTCGACGAATCGAAGGCGGGGTGCTGTCGATGGATCCCCCCGAACACACCCGGCTGCGGCGGCTGGTCGCCAAGGCGTTCACCGCCCGCCGGGTCGAGCAGCTGCGCCCGCAGGCGGTCCGCTTCGCCGACGAACTGCTCACCGACATGGTCGACAAGGGCCCACCCGCCGACCTGGTGGCCGAGTTCGCCACGGCACTGCCGATCCGGGTGATCTGTGAACTGCTCGGAGTGCCGTACGCCGACCGGGACCGGTTCCACGTCTGGTCCGAGGCGATCGTCTCGACCACCTCGCTGACCCCGCAACAGGTGCAGGACTACCTGGACAACCTCTACGGCTACATCGCCGGGCTCGTCGCCCAACGCCGCCGCCAGCCCACCGACGACCTGCTGGGGGCCATGGTCGCGGCCCGCGACGCCGACGCCGACCGGCTCACCGAGACCGAACTGGTCCAGCTCGCCGCCGGTCTGCTGGCCGCCGGGCACGAAACGACGGTCACCCAGATCCCCAACTTCGTCTATCTGCTGCTGACCAACCCGGAGCAGTTCGCGGCGCTGCGCGCCGACCCCGACCGGGTGCCGGCCGCCGTCGAGGAACTGATGCGCTACGTCCCACTCGGCGTCGCCGCGGCCTTCGCCCGGTACGCCACCGCCGACGTCGACGTCGGCGGGACCCTGGTGCGTGCCGGCGAACCCGTCATCTGCTCCCTGTCGGCGGCCAACCGCGACCCGGCGGTCTTTCCCGACCCCGACGCACTCGACCTGGCACGGGAACCCAACCCGCACATCGGCTTCGGCCACGGAGTCCACCACTGCCTGGGTGCCCAGCTGGCCCGGATGGAGTTGCAGGTGGCCGTCGAGGCCGTGCTGCGGCACCTGCCCGGGCTGCGTCTGGCCGTACCCGAGGAGCAGCTGGTCTGGAAGAGCGGCCTGATCGTGCGGGGGCTGCGCAGCATGCCGGTGAGCTGGGGATGA
- a CDS encoding DUF4142 domain-containing protein — protein sequence MMKRSVLTRAGLLAGLTAVALLPATAGAAAPSEADSEYLRTIHQVNLTAIEAGQLAQDEQGADQGVKDIGGEMVTDHTQLDEEVTRVAGEVDVTLPDTPTQQQQDLISRLQGLDASEFDTAFVESQLVGYAAAVDLTNAEIAQGSDERVVNLAQEALPVLNELYAALQNLAAQLGLPTSPSPGVSPTVSPTAPGTPSPQPTVEPTLPAPTDSPGTPVPAQS from the coding sequence ATGATGAAGAGGTCCGTGCTCACCCGGGCAGGCCTGCTGGCGGGACTGACCGCCGTCGCACTGCTGCCGGCCACCGCCGGCGCGGCGGCCCCCTCCGAAGCCGACAGCGAGTACCTGCGCACCATTCACCAGGTCAACCTGACCGCCATCGAAGCCGGGCAGCTGGCTCAGGACGAGCAGGGCGCCGACCAGGGCGTGAAGGACATCGGCGGTGAGATGGTCACCGACCACACGCAGCTCGACGAGGAGGTCACCCGGGTCGCCGGTGAGGTCGACGTGACGCTGCCGGACACACCCACCCAGCAGCAGCAGGACCTCATCTCGCGGCTGCAGGGCCTGGACGCCAGCGAGTTCGACACGGCGTTCGTGGAGAGTCAACTGGTGGGCTACGCCGCCGCCGTCGACCTGACCAACGCCGAGATCGCCCAGGGCTCCGACGAGCGGGTGGTCAACCTGGCGCAGGAGGCGCTGCCGGTGCTCAACGAGCTGTACGCGGCGCTGCAGAACCTGGCCGCGCAGCTGGGGCTGCCGACGTCGCCGAGCCCCGGGGTGAGCCCGACCGTGAGCCCGACGGCGCCTGGAACGCCGTCGCCGCAGCCGACGGTCGAGCCGACGCTGCCGGCACCGACGGACAGTCCCGGTACGCCGGTCCCGGCGCAGAGCTGA
- a CDS encoding STAS domain-containing protein encodes MDFVITKSFQGPTVRLALHGELDLATAGEVRDAVTAILARSTPARIVLDLKLVSFIDSTGIGSLVACHQAASVSGSRLELENLSGFARRQLWATGLLGLFGFPAGASVTDPAVPR; translated from the coding sequence GTGGATTTCGTCATCACCAAGAGTTTTCAGGGGCCCACGGTACGACTCGCGTTGCACGGCGAGCTCGATCTCGCCACAGCGGGCGAGGTCCGTGACGCGGTCACCGCGATCCTGGCCCGGTCCACGCCGGCCCGGATCGTGCTCGACCTCAAACTGGTCAGCTTCATCGACTCGACCGGCATCGGCAGTCTGGTCGCCTGTCATCAGGCGGCCTCGGTCAGTGGCAGTCGGCTCGAGCTGGAGAACCTCAGTGGGTTCGCCCGTCGGCAGCTGTGGGCGACCGGTCTGCTCGGGCTGTTCGGGTTCCCCGCCGGGGCGTCGGTCACCGACCCGGCCGTTCCGAGGTGA
- a CDS encoding DUF1775 domain-containing protein, producing the protein MVSGRRAVGALRAGVVRGGAALVATAALVSLTGTVAVAADVVMEPTSAPRGAGIMLSFALPQERPAAYTTQVQLDLPADLPIAEVYPMSVDDWAPRITNRTLAEPLPALHGGMMTDVTESIVWQRVAAAPVATDPVRLSVSIGPLPDADRVDFTLTQTYSDGTVVRWGGPDGQRPGPVLTLTAADPAAAAGHGGHSGGQPGGTTDAAAAPPVDPSGGGTGWALMLAGLAGGTLLGAVGVWWRGRRSTTAAGSGDDADQLVGAGASGWRLTD; encoded by the coding sequence ATGGTGAGTGGTCGACGCGCGGTCGGGGCGCTACGCGCGGGTGTCGTACGGGGCGGCGCCGCGCTGGTCGCCACGGCGGCCCTGGTCAGCCTGACCGGCACCGTCGCCGTGGCGGCCGACGTCGTGATGGAGCCGACCTCGGCACCCCGCGGTGCCGGGATCATGCTCTCCTTCGCACTGCCGCAGGAACGGCCGGCGGCGTACACGACGCAGGTCCAGCTGGACCTGCCGGCGGATCTGCCGATCGCCGAGGTGTACCCGATGTCCGTCGACGACTGGGCACCACGGATCACCAACCGGACGCTCGCCGAACCGCTGCCGGCCCTGCACGGCGGGATGATGACCGATGTGACCGAGAGCATCGTCTGGCAGCGGGTCGCCGCGGCACCGGTCGCGACGGACCCCGTACGCCTGTCGGTGTCGATCGGGCCGCTACCCGACGCCGACCGGGTCGACTTCACGCTCACCCAGACGTACTCCGACGGCACCGTGGTGCGTTGGGGCGGTCCGGACGGGCAACGGCCCGGCCCGGTCCTGACCTTGACCGCGGCCGACCCGGCAGCCGCCGCCGGGCACGGCGGACACTCCGGCGGTCAGCCCGGCGGCACCACCGACGCGGCGGCGGCACCACCGGTGGACCCGTCGGGCGGCGGCACCGGGTGGGCCCTGATGCTTGCCGGTCTCGCCGGCGGCACCCTGCTCGGCGCCGTCGGCGTCTGGTGGCGCGGCCGCCGGTCGACCACCGCAGCGGGCTCCGGCGACGACGCCGACCAGCTGGTCGGGGCCGGTGCCAGCGGCTGGCGGCTGACCGACTGA
- a CDS encoding copper resistance protein CopC, protein MRRRVDRWWRHGASGLAVLVVSGLLVLAAPAGPAAAHAVLVTADPVPGSVLGSAPRQIVLTFSEPVRPVTDRLQVLAPDGKRITDGTPRAEGNTVVIPVRVPDRPLGTYLVSYRIISADSHPVGSGYTYSVGAPSATVPEIDADGQQPAVTVAVAVSKYVGYLGVVLVLGPTLLLAALWPPGVRRRPAVLMVRVGLGLIAAAGVAGLWVQAPYATASALWQVTVGDLTAVLTSGYGLALLARLAVTAVVALLIAPVLAGAGGRRRHAAVGAVGAVGLVTWPLAGHAVAAPVPAVSVVADTVHVAAVGIWVGGLAVLGAVLLRHAHPRVLGRILPVWSRWATVAVCWLVLAGAVQGLMETASLTALRDTTYGRLLLAKVALTVALLLTAGYARRLVNRWPTARSGRLRGLVGIEVAVAVAALGVSAVLVQTTPGRTAAVEAQALGQDSFAQTLTSSLYTLQFDIYPVQLGEYNTVHAYVYTAEGAPLPVEEWSMTTALPAVGVEPVTTLLLPIDDNHAAGSVAFPVPGDWEVRFTIRLSDIDQATVTTTVPVR, encoded by the coding sequence ATGCGACGACGGGTCGACCGCTGGTGGCGCCACGGCGCCTCCGGCCTGGCAGTGCTGGTGGTCAGTGGGCTGCTGGTCCTCGCCGCACCGGCGGGTCCGGCCGCCGCGCACGCCGTCCTGGTGACGGCCGACCCGGTGCCGGGGTCGGTGCTGGGCAGCGCACCGCGCCAGATCGTCCTGACCTTCAGCGAACCGGTGCGGCCGGTGACCGACCGCCTTCAGGTGCTCGCGCCCGACGGCAAACGCATCACCGACGGCACGCCGAGGGCCGAGGGCAACACCGTCGTCATCCCCGTACGGGTCCCGGACCGGCCGCTCGGCACCTACCTGGTCAGCTACCGGATCATCTCCGCGGACAGCCATCCGGTGGGCAGCGGGTACACCTACTCGGTGGGTGCGCCGTCGGCGACCGTACCGGAGATCGACGCCGACGGGCAGCAGCCGGCGGTCACCGTGGCGGTCGCGGTCAGCAAGTACGTCGGCTACCTCGGCGTGGTGCTGGTCCTCGGCCCGACGCTGCTGCTCGCCGCGCTGTGGCCGCCGGGGGTGCGGCGGCGGCCGGCGGTGCTGATGGTCCGCGTCGGGCTGGGGCTGATCGCGGCGGCAGGCGTCGCCGGGCTGTGGGTCCAGGCGCCGTACGCCACCGCGAGCGCGCTGTGGCAGGTCACCGTCGGCGATCTGACGGCGGTGCTGACCAGCGGGTACGGGCTGGCGTTGCTGGCCCGGCTGGCGGTGACGGCGGTCGTCGCTCTCCTCATCGCGCCGGTGCTGGCCGGTGCCGGCGGTCGGCGGCGGCACGCAGCGGTGGGCGCGGTGGGCGCCGTCGGCCTGGTCACCTGGCCGCTGGCGGGACATGCCGTCGCCGCACCGGTGCCGGCGGTCAGCGTCGTCGCCGACACCGTGCACGTCGCCGCCGTCGGAATCTGGGTGGGTGGGCTGGCCGTGCTCGGCGCTGTCCTGCTGCGCCACGCCCATCCCCGGGTGCTCGGCCGGATCCTGCCGGTCTGGTCACGGTGGGCGACCGTCGCGGTCTGCTGGCTGGTGCTCGCCGGCGCGGTCCAGGGGCTGATGGAAACCGCGAGCCTGACCGCGCTGCGTGACACCACCTACGGCCGGCTGCTACTGGCGAAGGTCGCCCTGACGGTGGCGTTGCTGCTGACCGCCGGGTACGCACGTCGGCTGGTCAACCGGTGGCCGACGGCCCGGTCCGGCCGGCTGCGCGGGTTGGTCGGCATCGAGGTCGCCGTGGCCGTCGCCGCGCTCGGGGTCAGCGCCGTGCTGGTGCAGACCACCCCGGGCCGCACCGCCGCCGTCGAGGCGCAGGCCCTCGGGCAGGACAGCTTCGCCCAGACGTTGACCAGTTCGCTCTACACGCTGCAGTTCGACATCTACCCGGTGCAGCTCGGCGAGTACAACACCGTCCACGCCTACGTGTACACGGCCGAGGGTGCGCCGCTACCGGTCGAGGAGTGGTCGATGACCACGGCGTTGCCGGCGGTCGGGGTCGAACCGGTCACCACGCTGCTGCTGCCCATCGACGACAACCACGCCGCCGGGTCGGTCGCCTTCCCGGTGCCGGGTGACTGGGAGGTCCGGTTCACGATCCGGCTGTCCGACATCGACCAGGCGACGGTGACCACGACGGTGCCGGTGCGGTGA
- a CDS encoding DUF881 domain-containing protein, which yields MSGVDGGRGRGFVPDLLTELFQTPLDPGYADAAARRAAVGPRRGWRRRAARGLTAVSMAAVGFLLVLAYQKTVEEEPSRSQARAGLVAQVTQRQAETDELQARADTLRDEVARQRDAALEGSQAADLRDLEAAAGLARVRGDGVVVRLADGPETVDPVTGQGQVNELGRVLDRDLQDVANALWGAGAEAVSVNGQRLTSTSTIRAAGSAILVDFRPLTGPYEVSAIGPGQLADDFRSSQVAALLRMISAEHGLSIEVRSAEDLVLPAAGEPQLRYARAAPSGPPAADGADPSVTTSGGPR from the coding sequence ATGAGTGGCGTCGATGGTGGCCGGGGCCGGGGCTTCGTGCCCGACCTGCTGACGGAGCTGTTCCAGACACCGCTGGATCCCGGCTACGCCGATGCCGCAGCGCGGCGGGCGGCGGTGGGTCCACGACGGGGCTGGCGGCGCAGGGCCGCCCGGGGACTGACCGCCGTGTCGATGGCCGCCGTGGGCTTCCTTCTGGTGTTGGCGTACCAGAAGACGGTCGAGGAGGAGCCGAGCCGGTCGCAGGCACGCGCCGGCCTGGTCGCTCAGGTCACCCAACGGCAGGCGGAGACCGACGAGCTGCAGGCGCGGGCGGACACGTTGCGCGACGAGGTGGCCCGTCAGCGCGACGCCGCGTTGGAGGGTTCACAAGCGGCTGACCTGCGTGACCTTGAGGCTGCGGCCGGGCTGGCCCGGGTCCGTGGCGACGGGGTGGTGGTGCGGTTGGCGGACGGTCCGGAGACGGTGGATCCGGTGACCGGTCAGGGGCAGGTGAACGAGTTGGGCCGGGTGCTCGACCGGGACCTGCAGGATGTGGCGAACGCCTTGTGGGGTGCTGGGGCGGAGGCGGTGTCGGTCAACGGCCAGCGGTTGACGTCGACGTCGACGATCCGGGCGGCGGGCAGCGCTATCCTGGTGGACTTCCGGCCGTTGACGGGGCCGTACGAGGTGTCGGCGATCGGGCCGGGGCAGCTGGCCGACGATTTCCGGTCCAGCCAGGTGGCGGCGTTGCTCAGGATGATCTCGGCGGAGCATGGTTTGTCGATCGAGGTACGTTCTGCCGAGGATCTGGTGTTGCCGGCGGCGGGGGAGCCGCAGCTGCGGTACGCCCGGGCGGCACCGTCCGGTCCGCCTGCCGCCGATGGCGCTGATCCGTCCGTGACGACTTCGGGAGGCCCTCGATGA
- a CDS encoding MSMEG_6728 family protein, protein MQTFLPYPDFAATAAVLDRRRLGKQRVEALQVLRGLTVPGYGWRHHPVVLMWRGHEEALVRYGLTICHEWTRQGHSDTVADTLRRELAATRGVVTVRPQARLAADGDLPDWLGRADLHLSHRSALLHKDPQHYRPRFGDLPAVPYVWPTRRPSPSPIGPSGAEILGAD, encoded by the coding sequence ATGCAGACCTTCCTGCCGTATCCGGACTTCGCCGCCACGGCCGCTGTACTCGACCGTCGCCGCCTCGGCAAGCAGCGGGTCGAGGCGTTGCAGGTCCTGCGTGGTCTGACCGTGCCCGGCTACGGCTGGCGGCACCATCCGGTGGTGCTGATGTGGCGTGGCCACGAGGAGGCCCTGGTGCGGTACGGGTTGACGATCTGCCACGAGTGGACCCGCCAGGGGCACTCCGACACGGTGGCGGACACGTTGCGCCGGGAGTTGGCCGCTACCCGGGGCGTCGTCACCGTCCGCCCCCAGGCCCGGCTCGCCGCCGACGGCGACCTGCCGGACTGGCTCGGCCGGGCCGACCTGCACCTGAGTCACCGCAGCGCGTTGCTGCACAAGGACCCGCAGCACTACCGGCCGCGTTTCGGGGACCTGCCGGCGGTGCCGTACGTATGGCCTACGCGGCGTCCGTCGCCGTCGCCGATCGGGCCGTCGGGTGCAGAAATTCTCGGCGCGGATTGA
- a CDS encoding N-acetylglutaminylglutamine amidotransferase, whose translation MCGLAGELRRDGSRADIGAVERMAATMSDRGPDEGGSWSNGGVAFGHRRLKIIDLSAASNQPIVDSAAGLTAIFNGCIYNYRELREQLQARGHRFFSQGDSEVVVKAYAEWGVDFVDHLVGMFAVAITERDTGRLVLARDRLGIKPLYVDERPGLVRFASTLPALLAGGDVDTSIDPVALAHYLSFHSVVPPPRTILAGVRKLPPATVRVYQPDGRVDERVYWDPPFTRDPARADWSATDWQDALLDSLTTAVRRRMVADVPVGVLLSGGLDSSLVVALLAEQGQRGLATFSIGFDAVGGREGDEFVYSDLVAQRFDTDHHQIRVAARDLVPPLEAAVAAMSEPMVSHDCVAFYLLSEVVAEHLKVVQSGQGADEILGGYHWYPPLAEVGRDSALDTYARSFFDRDAAGLARVLNPDHLTGGDPAREFVAAHLARPGAQQAVDAGLRIDTTVMLVDDPVKRVDNMTMAHGLEARVPFLDHEFVELAATCPPELKLAQGGKGVLKDIGRRVLPWEVIDRPKGYFPVPGLTHLEGKLLDRVRDALHAPAARHRGLFRDAYVDGLLRDPNAELTPLRGNKLWQLGLLEMWLQSHGID comes from the coding sequence ATGTGCGGACTTGCGGGAGAGTTGCGCCGCGACGGGTCCCGTGCCGACATCGGCGCGGTGGAACGGATGGCGGCCACGATGAGTGACCGCGGACCCGACGAAGGCGGATCGTGGTCGAACGGCGGCGTGGCCTTCGGGCATCGAAGACTCAAGATCATTGACCTGTCGGCGGCCAGCAACCAGCCGATCGTCGACTCCGCCGCCGGGTTGACCGCGATTTTCAACGGCTGCATCTACAACTACCGTGAGCTACGGGAACAGCTGCAGGCGCGCGGTCACCGCTTCTTCTCCCAGGGCGACAGCGAGGTCGTCGTGAAGGCGTACGCCGAATGGGGCGTCGACTTCGTCGACCACCTGGTGGGGATGTTCGCCGTCGCGATCACCGAACGCGACACCGGCCGGCTGGTGCTGGCCCGGGACCGGCTGGGCATCAAACCGCTGTACGTCGACGAACGCCCCGGCCTGGTCCGCTTCGCCAGCACCCTGCCGGCGTTGCTGGCCGGCGGCGACGTCGACACCAGCATCGACCCGGTCGCGCTCGCCCACTATCTGAGCTTCCACAGCGTGGTACCGCCGCCGCGGACGATCCTCGCCGGCGTCCGCAAGCTACCGCCGGCGACGGTCCGGGTCTACCAGCCCGACGGCCGCGTCGACGAACGGGTCTACTGGGACCCGCCGTTCACCCGCGACCCGGCGCGCGCCGACTGGTCCGCGACGGACTGGCAGGACGCCCTGCTCGACTCGTTGACCACTGCGGTCCGGCGCCGGATGGTCGCCGACGTACCCGTCGGTGTGCTGCTCTCCGGTGGACTGGACTCCAGCCTGGTGGTGGCGCTCCTGGCCGAGCAGGGCCAACGCGGCCTGGCCACCTTCTCCATCGGCTTCGACGCCGTCGGCGGCCGCGAGGGCGACGAGTTCGTCTACTCCGACCTGGTCGCCCAGCGGTTCGACACCGACCACCACCAGATCCGGGTGGCCGCACGGGACCTGGTGCCGCCGCTGGAGGCAGCGGTCGCGGCGATGAGCGAACCGATGGTCAGCCACGACTGCGTCGCCTTCTACCTGCTCAGCGAGGTGGTCGCCGAACACCTGAAGGTGGTGCAGTCGGGGCAGGGTGCCGACGAGATCCTCGGCGGCTACCACTGGTACCCACCGTTGGCCGAGGTCGGCCGCGACAGCGCGCTCGACACGTACGCCCGGTCGTTCTTCGACCGCGACGCCGCCGGGCTCGCCCGGGTGCTCAACCCCGACCACCTCACCGGCGGCGACCCGGCCCGCGAGTTCGTCGCCGCCCACCTGGCCCGCCCGGGTGCGCAGCAGGCCGTCGACGCCGGACTGCGGATCGACACCACGGTGATGCTCGTCGACGACCCCGTCAAACGGGTCGACAACATGACCATGGCGCACGGCCTCGAGGCCCGGGTGCCGTTCCTCGACCACGAGTTCGTCGAGCTGGCCGCCACCTGCCCACCGGAGCTCAAACTCGCCCAGGGCGGCAAAGGTGTCCTCAAGGACATCGGACGTCGGGTGCTGCCGTGGGAGGTGATCGACCGGCCGAAGGGCTACTTCCCGGTGCCGGGCCTGACCCATCTGGAGGGCAAACTGCTCGACCGGGTCCGCGACGCGCTGCACGCCCCGGCGGCCCGCCACCGCGGCCTGTTCCGCGACGCCTACGTCGACGGGCTGCTGCGCGACCCCAACGCCGAACTGACCCCGCTGCGCGGCAACAAGCTGTGGCAACTCGGACTGCTGGAGATGTGGCTGCAGAGTCATGGCATCGACTGA
- a CDS encoding ferredoxin, giving the protein MSAAETTWLVHVDPRRCVGAGICAGLAPQRFAMVDGVSRATATDVSPDDAVIDAAESCPVEAITVRDRDGTTVAPLV; this is encoded by the coding sequence ATGAGCGCCGCCGAGACGACCTGGCTGGTGCACGTCGACCCGCGACGTTGTGTCGGCGCCGGCATCTGCGCCGGCCTCGCGCCGCAGCGGTTCGCCATGGTCGACGGCGTCTCCCGGGCCACGGCCACCGACGTCTCCCCCGACGACGCGGTGATCGACGCCGCCGAGTCGTGCCCCGTCGAAGCGATCACCGTCCGCGACCGCGACGGTACGACGGTGGCGCCGCTGGTCTGA
- a CDS encoding small basic family protein — MTAVLALLAGMLLGVYFDPVVPAVLQPYLPIAVVAALDAVFGGVRAKLDGIFDDKQFVISFISNVLVAGLIVYLGDQLGVGGQLSTGVVVVLGVRIFGNVAAIRRHLFRA, encoded by the coding sequence ATGACCGCCGTGTTGGCGTTGCTCGCCGGGATGCTGCTGGGTGTCTATTTCGATCCGGTGGTGCCGGCGGTGTTGCAGCCGTATCTGCCGATCGCAGTGGTGGCGGCGTTGGACGCCGTGTTCGGTGGGGTGCGGGCCAAGTTGGACGGGATCTTCGACGACAAGCAGTTCGTGATTTCGTTCATCTCGAATGTGCTGGTGGCGGGGCTGATCGTGTACCTGGGGGACCAGTTGGGCGTGGGTGGGCAGCTGTCGACCGGGGTCGTGGTGGTGCTCGGGGTGCGGATCTTCGGCAATGTCGCGGCGATCCGTCGGCATCTGTTCCGGGCGTGA
- a CDS encoding CDP-alcohol phosphatidyltransferase family protein, with the protein MSRPSAQSASTRADVASRVVTVPNFISFVRLLGVPLFLYLFLVQRADVAAVVVLAVGGTTDWVDGFVARRMRQVSRLGELLDPLADRLYILATLVAFTVREVMPWQFTVALLGREVLLAGSLVVLRRFGYGPPQVHYVGKTATFVLLAAFPILLLSAVLGFTTLATVAAAVGWGLAWWGLVLYWLAGLLYVWQTAALVRSIRVTGTERA; encoded by the coding sequence GTGTCGCGTCCGTCCGCGCAGTCCGCGTCGACGCGGGCCGATGTGGCGTCGCGCGTGGTGACTGTTCCCAACTTCATCAGTTTTGTCCGCTTGCTTGGTGTTCCGCTGTTCCTGTACCTGTTCCTGGTGCAGCGGGCGGACGTCGCGGCCGTCGTGGTGCTCGCGGTCGGTGGTACCACCGACTGGGTGGACGGGTTCGTCGCGCGCCGGATGCGGCAGGTGTCCCGTCTGGGGGAGCTGCTCGATCCGCTCGCTGACCGGCTGTACATTCTGGCCACGTTGGTGGCGTTCACCGTCCGTGAGGTGATGCCCTGGCAGTTCACCGTGGCGCTGCTGGGCCGTGAGGTGCTCTTGGCAGGGAGCCTTGTGGTGCTGCGCCGGTTCGGTTACGGGCCTCCGCAGGTGCACTACGTCGGCAAGACCGCGACCTTCGTGTTGTTGGCGGCCTTCCCGATCCTGTTGCTGTCGGCGGTGCTCGGCTTCACCACCCTGGCGACGGTCGCGGCAGCGGTCGGCTGGGGGCTGGCCTGGTGGGGTCTGGTGCTGTACTGGCTGGCCGGCCTGCTGTACGTGTGGCAGACCGCCGCGTTGGTGCGGTCGATCCGGGTGACAGGGACGGAGCGCGCATGA
- a CDS encoding DUF305 domain-containing protein, whose protein sequence is MAVVGRWFAAVAVLALLSAGTACGGATRFGTAPVGGPSVAADQVAHGPSPADVRFLHEMIVHHQLSVDMAAMVDVRGSRYEVKTLAAELGRVQRDQIRIMRGWLREWESAASAEPSASASHLLRTPATASPASSVSGSTRPPVPTPGVATQAQLSALARAGGAALDRLFLDLLISHHQRSVDLATAYQRVGDPPAVRRLAQQIAATHQERLELSRSLLAAN, encoded by the coding sequence ATGGCGGTCGTAGGTCGGTGGTTCGCCGCCGTGGCGGTGCTGGCACTGCTGTCGGCAGGTACGGCGTGTGGTGGCGCGACCCGGTTCGGCACGGCACCGGTCGGTGGTCCGTCCGTTGCGGCGGACCAGGTGGCTCACGGCCCGAGCCCGGCCGACGTCCGGTTCCTCCACGAGATGATCGTCCATCACCAGCTGTCGGTGGACATGGCGGCGATGGTCGACGTCCGGGGCAGTCGGTACGAGGTGAAGACGCTCGCCGCCGAGCTGGGGCGCGTCCAGCGGGACCAGATCCGGATCATGCGCGGATGGTTGCGTGAGTGGGAGTCGGCCGCGAGCGCCGAGCCGTCGGCATCGGCGTCGCACCTGCTCCGCACGCCTGCCACCGCTTCGCCGGCGTCGTCGGTGAGCGGGTCGACGCGGCCGCCCGTACCGACTCCGGGGGTGGCGACGCAGGCGCAGTTGTCGGCGTTGGCGCGGGCCGGAGGAGCAGCGCTGGACCGGTTGTTCCTCGACCTGCTGATCAGTCACCACCAGCGGTCGGTGGACCTCGCGACGGCGTACCAGCGGGTCGGCGACCCCCCCGCCGTCCGGAGGCTGGCGCAGCAGATCGCGGCGACACACCAGGAACGGCTCGAACTCAGTCGGTCGTTGCTTGCCGCCAACTGA